A single genomic interval of Stieleria maiorica harbors:
- a CDS encoding CsbD family protein has protein sequence MVDRQELRGQWNEVKGRLKEHWGQLTEDDFRRAEGSADQLVGVVQQKTGATRNEVESFLENVLHGSFTDQAADTVQHYADAAQAVAADAAAYARDHYRRLATQSGDYTAKVAETVRSRPAESLAIAFGLGIAAGALFFMGNKK, from the coding sequence ATGGTTGACCGACAAGAACTTAGAGGGCAATGGAACGAAGTCAAAGGACGATTGAAGGAGCATTGGGGACAACTTACCGAAGACGATTTCCGTCGTGCCGAAGGGTCGGCCGACCAACTTGTCGGCGTGGTCCAACAGAAAACGGGCGCAACGCGGAATGAAGTCGAATCCTTCCTCGAAAATGTGCTCCATGGGAGCTTCACCGATCAAGCCGCTGATACCGTGCAGCACTACGCCGATGCAGCGCAGGCCGTCGCGGCCGACGCCGCAGCATACGCCCGGGATCACTATCGCAGGTTGGCAACCCAGTCGGGCGACTACACCGCAAAGGTTGCCGAAACCGTGCGAAGTCGACCCGCCGAATCACTGGCGATCGCCTTCGGACTTGGCATCGCGGCGGGCGCCCTGTTCTTCATGGGAAACAAGAAATAG
- a CDS encoding phage holin family protein, translating into MQQQSSIQKVIRDFVDLWELQIQLLSVDSQAAKRNVAKAIACAMTAILLTGTGLTVALLGAGFLLDELTQLSTGAALLLLGGATLVFVAILLLIALRALNSASAAMSESKAEFAENLRWLKATLVAPRSSPRNQFRRESFTDDSGYGHRYHPHSETVSPHSPR; encoded by the coding sequence ATGCAACAACAATCCAGTATTCAAAAAGTGATCCGCGACTTTGTCGACCTTTGGGAGTTGCAAATTCAACTGCTATCGGTCGATTCACAGGCTGCGAAGCGCAATGTTGCAAAGGCGATCGCTTGCGCGATGACCGCAATCCTGTTGACCGGTACCGGTTTGACGGTGGCTCTGTTGGGAGCCGGATTCTTGCTCGATGAGTTGACGCAGCTATCCACTGGAGCCGCATTATTGCTGCTCGGCGGTGCGACGTTGGTTTTCGTCGCGATCCTGCTTCTGATTGCGCTGCGGGCACTCAATTCGGCATCCGCTGCGATGAGTGAGTCGAAGGCGGAATTTGCCGAGAACCTGCGTTGGTTGAAGGCGACGTTGGTCGCTCCCCGGTCCTCACCTCGAAATCAATTTCGTCGTGAGTCATTTACCGACGACAGCGGTTACGGTCACCGCTACCACCCCCACTCAGAAACTGTTTCCCCACATTCACCGAGGTAA